The Sphingobium aromaticiconvertens genome has a segment encoding these proteins:
- the queE gene encoding 7-carboxy-7-deazaguanine synthase, which produces MSYAIKEMFLTLQGEGVQAGRRAVFLRFAGCNLWTGREQDRASAICQFCDTDFVGIDGLGGGRFGDADAAADAVLGFWGPGEAGRYVVLTGGEPMLQVDGALVDALHARGFTIAIETNGTLPVHPGIDWICVSPKAGSEVVQHSGNELKLVWPQPGSDVDAMEGWAFDHHLLQPMDNEQARENAQAAVDFVLARPKWRLTVQAHKYLGLR; this is translated from the coding sequence ACCCTTCAGGGGGAAGGTGTGCAGGCGGGGCGACGCGCGGTGTTCCTGCGCTTTGCCGGCTGCAATTTGTGGACCGGGCGCGAGCAGGATCGGGCCAGCGCCATCTGCCAGTTTTGCGACACGGATTTCGTCGGCATTGATGGTCTGGGCGGCGGGCGCTTTGGGGATGCCGATGCGGCGGCGGACGCCGTGCTGGGCTTTTGGGGGCCGGGCGAGGCCGGGCGCTATGTCGTGCTGACCGGCGGGGAGCCGATGCTTCAGGTTGATGGCGCGCTGGTCGATGCGCTACATGCGCGTGGTTTCACCATCGCCATCGAGACTAATGGCACGTTGCCTGTGCATCCCGGCATCGACTGGATCTGCGTCAGCCCCAAGGCCGGGAGCGAGGTTGTCCAGCACAGCGGCAACGAACTCAAGCTCGTCTGGCCGCAGCCGGGCAGCGATGTCGACGCGATGGAGGGCTGGGCCTTCGACCACCATCTGTTGCAGCCGATGGACAATGAACAGGCCCGCGAGAACGCGCAGGCGGCGGTCGATTTCGTCCTCGCACGGCCAAAATGGCGCCTGACGGTGCAGGCGCACAAATATCTCGGGCTTCGTTGA